One Oxalobacteraceae sp. CFBP 8761 DNA segment encodes these proteins:
- a CDS encoding BON domain-containing protein, whose amino-acid sequence MRNTRRPMAVLLTKVVLGSALLASLSGCFGLIVGAGIGSAVSAVDRRTLGAQTEDKSVTVKAEIKMREVTNGNGNINVTSFNRKVLLTGEVRDEAMKAAAEREVRKIENVVSVINELKISGSSSYTSRSNDALITTKVKASLVDMKTVSAISFKVTTERGVVYLMGLVTPREGNIAADVAKGVSGVTSVVKIFEYISEEDARAKQTNAQNAPQGS is encoded by the coding sequence ATGCGTAATACCCGCCGGCCCATGGCCGTGCTGTTGACGAAAGTCGTTCTGGGCTCGGCCCTTTTGGCATCGCTGTCGGGCTGCTTTGGCCTGATCGTCGGCGCCGGGATCGGCAGCGCCGTCTCGGCGGTCGACCGCCGCACGCTGGGCGCCCAGACCGAAGACAAGTCGGTCACGGTCAAGGCCGAGATCAAGATGCGCGAAGTCACGAATGGCAACGGCAACATCAACGTCACGAGCTTCAACCGCAAGGTGCTGCTTACCGGCGAAGTGCGCGACGAGGCCATGAAGGCCGCGGCCGAGCGCGAAGTGCGCAAGATCGAGAACGTCGTGTCGGTCATCAACGAGCTGAAGATTTCGGGTTCGTCGAGCTACACGTCGCGCTCGAACGATGCGCTCATCACCACCAAGGTCAAGGCCAGCCTGGTCGACATGAAGACCGTGTCGGCGATCTCGTTCAAGGTCACGACCGAACGCGGCGTGGTCTACCTGATGGGTCTTGTGACCCCGCGCGAAGGCAATATCGCTGCCGATGTCGCCAAGGGCGTCTCGGGCGTGACGAGCGTGGTGAAGATCTTCGAATACATCAGCGAAGAAGACGCACGCGCCAAGCAGACCAACGCACAGAACGCACCGCAGGGTTCCTGA
- a CDS encoding TlpA family protein disulfide reductase encodes MTASTPSRSWIKPAAIGAVVLALAGIGYASLASSTPAPDVTFISIAGDKVSTQSLRGKVVMVNFWATSCVTCVKEMPEMVATYNKYKAQGLEFVAVAMQYDRPDYVLNFAEQRKLPFTVALDSAGDIARQFGDVTLTPTTFLIDKQGRIIKTYVGTPDFGAVHKLIEKELAG; translated from the coding sequence ATGACCGCATCCACACCTTCCCGCTCCTGGATCAAGCCTGCCGCCATCGGCGCCGTCGTGCTGGCGCTGGCCGGTATCGGCTACGCGTCGCTGGCCAGCAGCACGCCGGCCCCGGACGTCACGTTCATCAGCATCGCCGGCGACAAGGTGTCGACGCAGTCGCTGCGCGGCAAAGTCGTGATGGTCAACTTCTGGGCCACCTCGTGCGTCACCTGCGTCAAGGAGATGCCCGAGATGGTCGCGACCTACAACAAGTACAAGGCCCAAGGCCTGGAATTCGTCGCCGTCGCGATGCAGTACGACCGGCCCGACTACGTGCTGAACTTCGCCGAGCAGCGCAAGCTGCCATTTACCGTGGCGCTTGATTCGGCGGGCGACATTGCGCGCCAGTTCGGCGACGTCACGCTCACGCCCACTACCTTCCTGATCGACAAGCAGGGCCGCATCATCAAGACCTATGTCGGCACGCCTGACTTCGGCGCGGTGCACAAGCTGATCGAGAAAGAGCTGGCCGGCTGA
- a CDS encoding PaaI family thioesterase produces MSIPHTTDAFNTFGATYLPGHLGIQITEVSPGKLAAEMPVAPHLLAPNGYLHAGSVVTLADTCAGYGCISNLPEGAQNFTTIELKSNHLGTAREGTIACVATAVHLGRTTQIWDATVTDKASGKTIALFRCTQMILYPKA; encoded by the coding sequence ATGAGCATCCCGCATACCACCGACGCCTTCAACACCTTCGGCGCAACGTACCTGCCCGGCCACCTGGGCATCCAGATTACGGAGGTCAGCCCTGGCAAGCTGGCCGCCGAGATGCCGGTCGCGCCGCACCTGCTGGCGCCGAACGGCTACCTGCACGCCGGCAGCGTGGTCACGCTGGCCGATACCTGCGCCGGCTATGGCTGCATCAGCAATCTGCCGGAAGGCGCGCAGAACTTCACGACGATCGAATTGAAATCGAACCACCTGGGCACCGCGCGCGAAGGTACCATCGCCTGCGTCGCCACCGCCGTGCACCTGGGCCGCACGACGCAGATCTGGGACGCCACCGTCACGGACAAGGCCAGCGGCAAGACCATCGCGCTGTTTCGCTGCACGCAGATGATCCTGTATCCGAAAGCATAA